AAGTCAATGCGGCAATGGGTACGATTTGTGCGACGCCGACAGCTGGAAGTGCCGGGTGTGTCCCGGGTACATTGTTTGCTGTGAAAAATCAATTGAAACCGACGCGGGAACAGATGGTACGGTACTTGTTTACGTCCGGCGCTTTCGGATTCGTTGTAGCCAATAATGCTTCTATTTCCGGTGCGGCAGGCGGCTGTCAGGCGGAAGTAGGTTCTGCTGCCGGTATGGCAGCTGCGGCCATTGTAGAAATGGCAGGAGGCACTCCTTCCCAATCAGCGGAAGCGATGGCGATAACACTTAAGAATATGCTAGGTCTAATTTGCGACCCTGTAGCTGGATTGGTGGAAGTCCCGTGTGTGAAAAGGAACGCCATGGGGGCATCGAACGCAGTCGTAGCTGCAGATATGGCGCTCGCAGGTGTGACGAGCCGTATTCCATGTGATGAGGTTATCGATGCCATGTATAAGGTGGGACAGCGCATGCCGTCAGATTTCCGTGAAACAGCCCAGGGGGGGCTCGCCGCCACTCCAACAGGAAGAGAGCTTGAAGCGAAAGTGTACGGAATCTCGTTGAAGAAAGAGTGAAACCATTGCTGCAACAGTCTATCAGTGAAGTGAAAGGTGTAGGACCGAAACTGGCAACGAATTTGAATGAATTGGGTTTGTTTACGGTCGAGGATTTATTGTTTTATTTTCCGCACCGTTATGATTCTTATGAAATTAAACCCCTGACAGAATTAGAAAACAATGAGAAGGCGACAATTGAGGGACAGGTCGTCTCCGATCCTGTCCTCAGTTTTTTTGGTAGGAAAAAGTCGCGGTTGACGTTCACGTTGCAGGTGGAACAGTTCGCTGTGAAGGCTGTAATGTTCAATCGCGCTTTTGCCAAGAAACAGCTGAACCCGGGAGATACCGTTACGGTGACGGGGAAATGGGACCAGCAGCGGCTGCAGATTACAGTCAGCCAGTTCAAAAAAGGCGAGTCGAAAGAACAGGAACCGATCCAGCCGGTTTATACGCTGAAAGAAGGAGTCAGCTTAACGACACTCAGGAAAGTGATCCGTACAGCTCTTGATGCGTATGGGCAAGACGTTCCTGAGATTCTCCCTGAAGAGTTGACATTGGGATATAAGCTTCCGGACCGCGTACAGGCTTTAAGACAAATGCATTATCCCGACAGCAGGGTATTGCTTAAGCATGCGAAGCGCCGGTTCATCTATGAGGAGTTTCTTATCTTCCAGCTCAAAATGCAGCTTCTCCGTAAGTATCACCGGGAGGCGAGTGAAGGGCTAGTCCAGCGGTATGACAACGGACGCTTGACGGAGTTCGTACAGGCCCTGCCATTCGAACTGACCTCGGCTCAGAAAAAGGCGCTTGCGGAAATTCTCCACGATATGAAGCATCCGCATCGGATGAACCGCCTGCTGCAAGGGGATGTTGGTTCAGGTAAAACCGCCGTAGCTGCCATCGGTCTTTATGCATCCATCACCGCCGGTTTTCAAGGAGCGCTAATGGTTCCTACAGAAATTCTTGCTGAGCAGCATTACCAATCGCTTAAAGAAATGTTTAGTGGACGTGCCAATGTCGCTCTGCTTACAGGTTCCATAAAGGGGAAAAAGCGACAGGAAATATTGGAGGCTGTTGAGCGGAAAGAAGTAGATATCCTGATCGGTACTCATGCGTTGATTCAGGACGAGGTCGTGTTTTCCGACCTGGGATTCGTTATTGTTGACGAACAGCATCGTTTCGGTGTCAAACAGCGGAGAGCCCTTCGGGATAAAGGTTTACATCCGGACGTACTGTTCATGACGGCGACACCGATCCCCCGGACGCTGGCCATAACGGCTTTCGGGGATATGGACGTCAGCGTCATTGATGAAATGCCTGCAGGGAGGAAGCCGGTAGAGACTTATTGGGTAAAAGGTGAGATGACCAACCGCGTTTTAAGCTTTATTAAAAAAGAAATTGACCAGGGACATCAAGCTTATGTCATCAGCCCGTTGATTGAAGAGTCGGATAAACTGGATATACAGAATGCTGTTGATCTCTATCATCAATTAAGTGCTGTGTTTGAACCGGATGTTTCCGTCGGCCTCATGCATGGACGCTTACATAATGAAGAGAAAGAAGCCGTCATGGAACGGTTTGCAGCTAATGAGCTGAGTATTCTTGTATCTACGACGGTGGTGGAAGTAGGGGTGAATGTTCCGAATGCGACCATGATGGTCATCTACGATGCCGAGCGCTTCGGACTTTCTCAGCTCCATCAGCTTAGAGGCCGTGTCGGCAGGGGCTCTGATCAAAGTTATTGTATTCTGCTTGCAGACCCTAAGGGCGATGTGGGCAAAGAGAGGATGCGGATCATGACCGAAACGAATGACGGCTTTGAACTTTCCGAGCAGGATTTGAAGCTCAGGGGGCCTGGAGATTTCTTCGGCAGGAAACAAAGCGGCCTTCCGGAATTCAGAGTCGGAGATATGGTTCATGATTACAGAGCGTTGGAAACGGCGCGAAAGGATGCAGCCGATCTCGTCCTTTCTGATTCATTGGAGCGAGATCCGCGCTACCACTCTTTGAAGGAATTGCTGTATGAGGATAAGAGTATTCTTGGGAATGTATTGGACTGAGAGATATGCTTTCTTCCTTCAGGGTTCCGGCAGACAAGCCGGAACCTTTTATTTATGAAAGAGAATCGGATGGAATTTTCAGAAAAATAACCCCCTCCTTGCGTAATCGGACATGGTATTATATATTACTATTAGTACCTAGTCATAAAGTCGAGCGTTTATGCTAGATGAACGGTGGAATCAATATGAGAAAACCTAAGAAGATTCGTCAGGAAGAATTGAAAAATCAAATTGACCGTGTGCCTTTTATTACGGATGAAGAGCTTGCAAAAACCTTTGGTGTCAGTATACAAACCATTCGTCTCGACCGGATGGAAATGGGGATTCCGGAGCTTCGTGAAAGAATTAAATCTGTTGCGAATCAGGAATGGAACGGTACGGTGAAAGCTCTGCCTATCGAAGAAGTCATTGGTGAGGTTGTAGATCTTGAATTGGACGACAGGGCTATTTCCATTTTGGATATTCGTCCCGACCACGTATTCTCGCGTAATCACATTGCGAGGGGGCACCACCTGTTCGCCCAGGCGAATTCACTTGCTGTAGCCTTGATCGACGATGAACTTGCTTTGACTGCCCGGTCCACTATACACTTCTCCCGTCCCGTCAAACTCGGGGAGCGCGTCGTTGCCAAAGCGACTGTCCAAGGAGAAGGGGAGAAGGGCAGAACGATTGTCAAAGTCCACAGCTACGTCGGTCAGGAAGAAGTGTTTGCGGGTACATTTGAAATGTACCGTTCTAAACAATAGAAGGAGATGGAAGAGATGAAACTCGTCATAGATGCGATGGGAGGCGACCATGCTCCGGAAGCTGTCGTGAAAGGAGCCGTCCAGGCAGCTGATGCCATTGATGGACTGCACATCACGCTGGTCGGAGATGAATCGCTGATCTCCCCTTATTTGAAGGGGCAGGAAAACGTAACGGTAATACATACGACAGAAATGATTACGGCGGAAGATGAACCTGTAAGAGCTGTTCGAAAGAAGAAGAATGCATCCATGGTTCTCATGGCGAATGAAGTCAAGGAAGGAAGGGCTGATGCCTGCATTTCCGCCGGAAATACGGGTGCCCTGATGAGTGCGGGACTATTCATTGTCGGCAGAATGAAAGGTGTGGATCGTCCGGCGTTAAGCCCGACACTTCCTACCATAGACGGAAAAGGATTCTTAATGCTTGATGTTGGTGCGAACGTTGATGCGAAACCGGCGCATTTACTGCAATATGCCGTCATTGGCTCCATTTATGCAGAACAGGTCCGCGGTTTGGAACGTCCCCGTGTCGGACTGCTGAATGTAGGTACAGAAGAAGGAAAAGGCAGCGATTTGACGAAGAAGGCGTTCCAACTGATGAAGAATGCTCCGATTCATTTTGTCGGAAATGTGGAAGCACGTGATTTGCTGAATGGTGCAGCGGACGTCGTAGTGACTGACGGTTTCACAGGGAACGTCGCATTAAAAACAATTGAAGGTACGGCTATGTCGATGTTCTCTATGATTAAACAAACATTCATGAGTAACTTTAAGACGAAGATTGCTGCCGGTCTTGCTAAAAACGATCTGAAAGGATTGAAGACACAGCTTGATTACTCGGAGTATGGAGGAGCAGGGTTGTTCGGTTTAGCAGCACCTGTGATTAAAGCCCACGGCTCGTCTAACGAAAGAGCCGTTTTCAACGCCATTCGTCAAGCTTGTCAGATGGTGGAGTTAAATGTGACAGAAACTATTGCGGAAACGCTCAAACAAATGGATTCAGAGGAGGATGAATCATGAAACGTATAGCAGCAGTATTCCCAGGACAAGGCTCTCAAGAGGTAGGCATGGGGAAAGCGATGTATGAGACGTACCCTTCTGTAAAGGAATTATTCGACCGTGCGGATGAAGCGCTCGGTTATTCACTCTCGACCCTCATGTTCGAAGGTCCTGCAGAAACCTTGACGAAAACGGAGAATGCCCAGCCGGCTCTTCTTCTTAATAGTGTAGCCATCCAGATGGTCTTGGAAGAAGAAGGAATAAAACCGGCGATGACGGCTGGTCACAGCCTTGGTGAGTACAGTGCGCTTGTCAGTGCTGGTGCGCTGGATCCAATTGATGCAGTGAAGCTTGTTCACGTGCGTGGAAAATTGATGGAAGAGGCTTTCCCGACGGGTAAAGGGACGATGGCAGCCGTGCTGGGTCTTGATCGTTCTGATATCGAAAAGACGCTGGAAGGCTTCGACGGTGACCTCACGGTAGATTTAGCCAACATTAACTGTCCTGGACAAATCGTTATTTCTGGTACGAAAGAGGGCGTGGACAAAGCTTCTGAAAAACTCTCCGATGCCGGAGCGAAACGTGTCCTTCCATTGAACGTAAGCGGACCTTTCCATTCCAGATTGATGAAACCGGCCAGTGATGAATTTGCAGAGTATTTGAATCGTATAGAAGTGAAAGATGCGCAGATTCCGGTCTATGCAAATGTGACGGCAGCGCCTGTAACAGACGCTGGAACGATCAGGAACTTGCTTGTTGAGCAATTGTATTCACCGGTCCGTTTCCATGAAATTTTAGACGCGTTCGTCGAAGAGGATGTCGACGCCATCGTCGAAGTAGGTCATGGGAAGGTGCTGAGCGGCCTTGTTCGCAAAGTGAAGCGCAGGATGAAAACGTTTAGTATCCAGGACCCTGATACTATGCACGCATTCTTGGAATGGAATAAGGAGGAGTCTTCATGATTTTACAAGATCGATCGGCTCTTGTTACGGGAGCTTCCAGAGGAATAGGAAAAGCGATTGCCCTTGAGCTTGCAGCAAAAGGGGCAAAAGTGGCAGTTAACTTCGCCGGGAGTGAAGACAAAGCCGAGGCAGTCGTTCAGGAAATCCGTGAAAACGGCGGAACAGCTATTAAAATTCAGGCGAACGTGTCTGATGCAGATGATGTGAAACGAATGGTGAAGACTGTTGTGGATGAGTTCGGCAGTCTGGATATTCTTATTAACAACGCTGGCATCACGAAGGATAACCTTCTGATGCGGATGAAGGAAGAAGAATTCGATGCCGTCATCGACACCAATTTAAAAGGTGTTTTCCTTTGTACGAAAGGTGTGACGCGTCAGATGATGAAGCAGAAGTATGGCCGTATCATCAATGTCGCGTCCATCGTCGGCGTCTCCGGAAACCCCGGCCAGGCGAACTACGTAGCTGCAAAAGCCGGTGTCATAGGAATGACGAAGTCGAATGCTAAGGAGCTTGCCGCGCGGAACATTCATGTCAACGCGGTAGCGCCGGGGTATATTGCTACGGATATGACCGATGCTTTGACAGATGAACAGCGGGAGCAGATGCTTAATCTGATTCCTTTATCCCGTCTGGGTGAAGCGAAAGATGTCGCGCGTGTCGTGCGTTTTCTTGCCTCTGAGGACGCAGATTATATGACAGGCCAGACGCTTCACATTGACGGTGGAATGGTGATGTAACAAACGTGGTGGAAAAGGTTATTGGATAAGTCCTTGCGCTTTTTCCGGCACCTTACTATAATTACTGAAGGGAGGTGAGGTTCCAATGGCAGATACATTTGATCGCGTAAAACAGATCATCGTCGATCGTCTCGACGTTGATGAGTCCAAAGTGGTTATGGAAGCTTCCTTCAAAGAAGATCTAGAAGCAGACTCTCTTGACGTAGTTGAGCTAGTAATGGAGCTTGAGGACGAGTTTGATTTGGAAATTTCTGATGAAGAAGCTGAAAAAATCAATACAGTAGGCGACGCTGTGAATTACATAAGCAGCCAGTCGTAAGGAGAATCGCTGTCCGTTTTATACGGGCAGCCTTTCCTGTATTTCAGAAATTCTCAGTAAAGGACAAGGTGATTTATGGATGATTTTTCGAGTTTCCAGAACAAAATTAACATAAAGTTCCGTGATATTTCGTTACTGGAACAAGCTTTCACGCATTCATCTTATGTGAATGAGCATCGGAAAACCGACCGCGAAGACAACGAGCGTCTCGAATTTCTAGGTGACGCGGTCTTGGAACTGGGAGTATCCCAATACCTGTATCGGGAATTTCCTGATATGGCAGAGGGGGAGCTGACGAAATTCAGGGCTTCCATCGTTTGTGAAGTCTCTTTGGTAGAGTTTGCCAATGAGTTGAATTTCCAGGAGCTTATTCTTCTCGGTAAAGGAGAGGAAATGACGGGTGGACGCAACAGGCCTGCACTTTTGGCTGACGTGTTTGAAGCGTTTATCGGAGCCCTCTATTTGGATCAAGGCTATGACAAGGTCATACAGTTCCTTCAAACTTACGTTTATCCGAAAGTGAAAAAAGGTGCTTTTTCTCATGCGATGGATTTTAAAAGTCAGCTGCAGGAATTCATACAACGAGATAAGAATAGTAAAATTGAATACGAAATCGTCGAAGAAAGAGGACCTGCCCACAGCCGCGAATTTATTGCTCACGTCCGTATCCAGGATGATATCGGTGGAATCGGAGTCGGACGGACGAAAAAAGAAGCAGAACAGAAAGCTGCCCAGCAGGCGCTGGAGAATCACGGAGCGATTTCATAAAAAAAGACCGTCCACGGCAACTCATTTCATGCCTGGCGCGGTCTTTTTTTAGCTCTAATTGGATACGGCCCTGTTACTTGCGGTATTGTCCGAGTTCCGTAACGAAGGCTTGTATCTCGGAGACGCTTAAACTGCCTTTCATCTCAATAATGTCATGAAGGGATTTGATTTCTTCATAATTATTCAAATCGTAGTCTTCCGGATCCATAAGGGAACGGTTGACGACTTGCAGTTTATCTGCCATGTCATGGATGATCACGGCCAGATTCTCTTGGCTGGCTTCTTGTAAACTCAAGGTGTTTCCTCCTCCAGTGCGCTTAATAGTACTAGTACATATAATAAATCAGTTTCATCGTTTTTTAAACCCTCATCGGATAAAGAGGCGGAACCTTCCTACCGTAGGGTGTGCGAATATGATAAAATATACAAGTTGAGTGACAGATAGATTTGTGAAAATACAGGAGGATGAGTATGTTCCTCAAACAATTGGATACTATTGGATTTAAATCATTTGCCGAACGGGTAACCGTCGACTTTGTAACAGGTGTGACTTCCGTCGTCGGTCCTAACGGCAGCGGAAAGAGTAATATAACCGATGCTATACGCTGGGTGCTTGGTGAGCAGTCCGCTCGTTCCCTGCGCGGTGCGAAGATGGAAGATATCATCTTTGCAGGCAGTGAGACAAGAGCGCCATTAAATATGGCGGAAGTAACTTTAACATTAGATAACACCGATCAGGCACTTCCTCTTGACTATCAGGAAGTCAGTGTCACAAGACGAGTGTATCGTTCTGGTGAAAGCGAGTTTTATATTAATAACCAAACATGCCGTTTAAAGGATATTGTCGATCTATTTATGGATTCCGGCCTTGGACGGGAAGCTTTCTCTATCATCAGTCAAGGGAAAGTGGAAGAGATATTAAGTTCGAAGGCAGAAGAACGCAGATCGATTTTTGAAGAAGCAGCCGGTGTGCTTAAATACAAACAGCGCAAGAAAAAAGCGGAATATAAACTATCCGAGACACAAGAGAACTTGAACCGTGTCGAGGATATTCTTTATGAAATTGATGGTCAGCTGGAGCCTTTGAAGGAACAGGCGGCTATTGCTAAAGATTACTTGGAGAAGAAAGATGAATTGAAACATATAGAAATCTCCCTTCTCATCACACAAATTGAGAAGCTGCACGGAGAATGGCAGGCACTTTTGAAAGACCTCGAGAAAATCAAAGCGGAAGAGGCTTCCTTACAATTAAAGATTGATAACAAAGAACAAACAGTCTTGAAGCAGCGGTCGGACATGCAGGCGTTGGATGAGTCGATTGAAGATCTTCAGGAAACATTGCTGGTTCTCACGAAAGACCTTGAAAATTTTGAAGGTAAGAAACAACTTATGAAGGAACGCCATAAACATTTCGAAGAGAATAAATCAAAGCTTGAAGAAGCATACGAAGACCTTTCTGAAAAACTGGAGAGGTTGAAGGTGACCGCGGAAGAAGAGACGAAGCGCCTTGAGGAAACCAAACAGATCCGTAAGGAAACGAGGCGGGAACTCAACCAAACGAACCAGGCCCTGAATAAAGATGTCAACCGGATCGAAGAACAGATCGAAGATTTGAAGAGTGAGTACATTGAACTGTTGAATAAACAAGCGGCCAAACGGAACGAGAAGCAGCTTTTGGAGAAACAGTTAAATCAGATTCATTCCAAAAAAGGATTGCAGAACGATAAGTTTAAAGATTTAAGGGATGAACGAGCCAAACTGGAAGAACAGCTTCGGTTGACCACTTCTGAACAAGAAGAAGTTAAGAGTGAGAGGCAAAAGCTGGAATCCACGATTCAATCATTAACGGCTCAGGTGGAGCAGAGCAGAACGGCTTACCAAGAGTCGCAGGAGAAATTGTATAAAGGCTATCAATATCTGGAGAAGATGCGTTCCAAGAAAGAGATGCTTGAGGATATGAAAGAAGACTTCACCGGTTATTTCCAAGGCGTCAGGGAAGTGCTGAAGGCTCGTCAGAAAGGGCAGCTCCCTGGTGTGGAAGGAGCGGTTCTTGAACTCATTGACATCCCCTCTGATTTAATAACGGCTGTTGAAACGGCTCTTGGAGCTCAGGCGCAGCACATCGTGGTCAAGGATGAGCGGACAGGGAGACAGGCGATTCACTGGCTGAAGAGCAACAACAAAGGGAGGGCGACGTTCCTCCCTTTGGATGCCATTCAGGCACGCTCTGTCTATGGCAAAGAAAAGCTTGGCGGTCAGCCCGGGTTTGTGGGTATTGCGGGAGAGTTAGTAAAGTATGAGGAACCTTATGCAAAAGCGATTCAGCACCTGCTCGGTCATATCGTGATTGCGGAGGATTTGAAGAGTGCCAACCAGCTTGCAAACTATTTGAACCGGAAATACCGAATAGTGACAGTAGACGGGGATGTTGTGAATCCGGGCGGTTCGATGTCCGGTGGTGCAAAGAAACAGTCCAACCAGTCCCTGTTTACAAGGGAGAAAGAACTGCAGGATCTCACAGCCAAGATCGGTGAGTATGACCAGAAGGCGAAAGACATGGAGCGGAAGGTTATGCAGCTGAAAGAGCAGCTCACCCTTCAAGAGAAGGAAGCAGCCGGACATAATCAGGAACTCTCCGAATGGAAGAGGGAAGAATATGAGAAGGCATCGACTTTGAGGGAGCTGGAACTTAAATGGAACCATCTGAATGACCAACTGCAGCTTTTCGATCAGGATCAGGCCCAGTATGATCAGGACAGGGAAGATGCCCATGATCAATTAAATAACCTGGAGAAAGTCCTTGCATCGTTAGCGGAAGAACTTACACTGATTCAGAAGAAAATCGATGAACTGACGGACACGAAAGAACGCCAGAAGTTGGACGAAGCAAAGCTGACCAACCGAAAACAGGAGCTTGAGATCAAGCTTGCCGAACAGGAATCAGCCTATTCCAATCAGCAGGAGAAAACCGGCCGTTACTTGGAGGAGAAAGCACTCATTGAACAAGAGCTCCGTGGAAACCGTTCCTCTTATCAACAGTTGATGGAAGTTGCAGAGTCCAACCAAACGGAAGAAGAACTGCTCGAACTGATTGAGGAGACGAAGCAGAGGAAGGAAACGACTTCTGTCCTGATCCAGGAACGCCGAAAAGAACGGAATGAATACGGCTTCTCCATTCAGAGGGCGGAGCAG
This sequence is a window from Bacillus sp. SB49. Protein-coding genes within it:
- the recG gene encoding ATP-dependent DNA helicase RecG; the encoded protein is MKPLLQQSISEVKGVGPKLATNLNELGLFTVEDLLFYFPHRYDSYEIKPLTELENNEKATIEGQVVSDPVLSFFGRKKSRLTFTLQVEQFAVKAVMFNRAFAKKQLNPGDTVTVTGKWDQQRLQITVSQFKKGESKEQEPIQPVYTLKEGVSLTTLRKVIRTALDAYGQDVPEILPEELTLGYKLPDRVQALRQMHYPDSRVLLKHAKRRFIYEEFLIFQLKMQLLRKYHREASEGLVQRYDNGRLTEFVQALPFELTSAQKKALAEILHDMKHPHRMNRLLQGDVGSGKTAVAAIGLYASITAGFQGALMVPTEILAEQHYQSLKEMFSGRANVALLTGSIKGKKRQEILEAVERKEVDILIGTHALIQDEVVFSDLGFVIVDEQHRFGVKQRRALRDKGLHPDVLFMTATPIPRTLAITAFGDMDVSVIDEMPAGRKPVETYWVKGEMTNRVLSFIKKEIDQGHQAYVISPLIEESDKLDIQNAVDLYHQLSAVFEPDVSVGLMHGRLHNEEKEAVMERFAANELSILVSTTVVEVGVNVPNATMMVIYDAERFGLSQLHQLRGRVGRGSDQSYCILLADPKGDVGKERMRIMTETNDGFELSEQDLKLRGPGDFFGRKQSGLPEFRVGDMVHDYRALETARKDAADLVLSDSLERDPRYHSLKELLYEDKSILGNVLD
- the fabG gene encoding 3-oxoacyl-[acyl-carrier-protein] reductase; amino-acid sequence: MLQDRSALVTGASRGIGKAIALELAAKGAKVAVNFAGSEDKAEAVVQEIRENGGTAIKIQANVSDADDVKRMVKTVVDEFGSLDILINNAGITKDNLLMRMKEEEFDAVIDTNLKGVFLCTKGVTRQMMKQKYGRIINVASIVGVSGNPGQANYVAAKAGVIGMTKSNAKELAARNIHVNAVAPGYIATDMTDALTDEQREQMLNLIPLSRLGEAKDVARVVRFLASEDADYMTGQTLHIDGGMVM
- the rnc gene encoding ribonuclease III, which codes for MDDFSSFQNKINIKFRDISLLEQAFTHSSYVNEHRKTDREDNERLEFLGDAVLELGVSQYLYREFPDMAEGELTKFRASIVCEVSLVEFANELNFQELILLGKGEEMTGGRNRPALLADVFEAFIGALYLDQGYDKVIQFLQTYVYPKVKKGAFSHAMDFKSQLQEFIQRDKNSKIEYEIVEERGPAHSREFIAHVRIQDDIGGIGVGRTKKEAEQKAAQQALENHGAIS
- the smc gene encoding chromosome segregation protein SMC encodes the protein MFLKQLDTIGFKSFAERVTVDFVTGVTSVVGPNGSGKSNITDAIRWVLGEQSARSLRGAKMEDIIFAGSETRAPLNMAEVTLTLDNTDQALPLDYQEVSVTRRVYRSGESEFYINNQTCRLKDIVDLFMDSGLGREAFSIISQGKVEEILSSKAEERRSIFEEAAGVLKYKQRKKKAEYKLSETQENLNRVEDILYEIDGQLEPLKEQAAIAKDYLEKKDELKHIEISLLITQIEKLHGEWQALLKDLEKIKAEEASLQLKIDNKEQTVLKQRSDMQALDESIEDLQETLLVLTKDLENFEGKKQLMKERHKHFEENKSKLEEAYEDLSEKLERLKVTAEEETKRLEETKQIRKETRRELNQTNQALNKDVNRIEEQIEDLKSEYIELLNKQAAKRNEKQLLEKQLNQIHSKKGLQNDKFKDLRDERAKLEEQLRLTTSEQEEVKSERQKLESTIQSLTAQVEQSRTAYQESQEKLYKGYQYLEKMRSKKEMLEDMKEDFTGYFQGVREVLKARQKGQLPGVEGAVLELIDIPSDLITAVETALGAQAQHIVVKDERTGRQAIHWLKSNNKGRATFLPLDAIQARSVYGKEKLGGQPGFVGIAGELVKYEEPYAKAIQHLLGHIVIAEDLKSANQLANYLNRKYRIVTVDGDVVNPGGSMSGGAKKQSNQSLFTREKELQDLTAKIGEYDQKAKDMERKVMQLKEQLTLQEKEAAGHNQELSEWKREEYEKASTLRELELKWNHLNDQLQLFDQDQAQYDQDREDAHDQLNNLEKVLASLAEELTLIQKKIDELTDTKERQKLDEAKLTNRKQELEIKLAEQESAYSNQQEKTGRYLEEKALIEQELRGNRSSYQQLMEVAESNQTEEELLELIEETKQRKETTSVLIQERRKERNEYGFSIQRAEQLLKELKRNHQNFIQDIQQKEVKANRQDVELENMLSYLQEEYVMTFEKAKREYAPVEDMAAAETKVKLIKRAIEELGTVNIGAIDEYDRILERYEFLKTQQDDLLEAKQTLHTVIEEMDGEMKRKFEDTFTKIRNEFGEVFRSLFGGGKADLKLTDPDNMLETGVDIVAQPPGKKLQNMSLLSGGERALTAIALLFSILRVRPVPFCVLDEVEAALDEANVDRFAKFLKEFSAKTQFIVITHRKGTMEESDVLYGVTMQESGVSKLVSVRLEEAPELLEA
- a CDS encoding DUF1128 domain-containing protein — protein: MSLQEASQENLAVIIHDMADKLQVVNRSLMDPEDYDLNNYEEIKSLHDIIEMKGSLSVSEIQAFVTELGQYRK
- the plsX gene encoding phosphate acyltransferase PlsX, yielding MKLVIDAMGGDHAPEAVVKGAVQAADAIDGLHITLVGDESLISPYLKGQENVTVIHTTEMITAEDEPVRAVRKKKNASMVLMANEVKEGRADACISAGNTGALMSAGLFIVGRMKGVDRPALSPTLPTIDGKGFLMLDVGANVDAKPAHLLQYAVIGSIYAEQVRGLERPRVGLLNVGTEEGKGSDLTKKAFQLMKNAPIHFVGNVEARDLLNGAADVVVTDGFTGNVALKTIEGTAMSMFSMIKQTFMSNFKTKIAAGLAKNDLKGLKTQLDYSEYGGAGLFGLAAPVIKAHGSSNERAVFNAIRQACQMVELNVTETIAETLKQMDSEEDES
- the fabD gene encoding ACP S-malonyltransferase, with the translated sequence MKRIAAVFPGQGSQEVGMGKAMYETYPSVKELFDRADEALGYSLSTLMFEGPAETLTKTENAQPALLLNSVAIQMVLEEEGIKPAMTAGHSLGEYSALVSAGALDPIDAVKLVHVRGKLMEEAFPTGKGTMAAVLGLDRSDIEKTLEGFDGDLTVDLANINCPGQIVISGTKEGVDKASEKLSDAGAKRVLPLNVSGPFHSRLMKPASDEFAEYLNRIEVKDAQIPVYANVTAAPVTDAGTIRNLLVEQLYSPVRFHEILDAFVEEDVDAIVEVGHGKVLSGLVRKVKRRMKTFSIQDPDTMHAFLEWNKEESS
- the acpP gene encoding acyl carrier protein, translated to MADTFDRVKQIIVDRLDVDESKVVMEASFKEDLEADSLDVVELVMELEDEFDLEISDEEAEKINTVGDAVNYISSQS
- the sdaAA gene encoding L-serine ammonia-lyase, iron-sulfur-dependent, subunit alpha; translated protein: MFRNVAELVEMAESQNIQISEVMIRQEMDVKQLTREEVIEQMERNLSVMEKAVEDGLKGVKSHSGLTGGDAVLIQNYMKNHTPLSGNLMMDAVSKAVATNEVNAAMGTICATPTAGSAGCVPGTLFAVKNQLKPTREQMVRYLFTSGAFGFVVANNASISGAAGGCQAEVGSAAGMAAAAIVEMAGGTPSQSAEAMAITLKNMLGLICDPVAGLVEVPCVKRNAMGASNAVVAADMALAGVTSRIPCDEVIDAMYKVGQRMPSDFRETAQGGLAATPTGRELEAKVYGISLKKE
- the fapR gene encoding transcription factor FapR, with product MRKPKKIRQEELKNQIDRVPFITDEELAKTFGVSIQTIRLDRMEMGIPELRERIKSVANQEWNGTVKALPIEEVIGEVVDLELDDRAISILDIRPDHVFSRNHIARGHHLFAQANSLAVALIDDELALTARSTIHFSRPVKLGERVVAKATVQGEGEKGRTIVKVHSYVGQEEVFAGTFEMYRSKQ